A genomic region of Photobacterium swingsii contains the following coding sequences:
- the ihfA gene encoding integration host factor subunit alpha, whose amino-acid sequence MALTKADLAENLFENVGLSKRDAKDTVEVFFEEIRKALENGEQVKLSGFGNFDLRDKNQRPGRNPKTGEDIPISARRVVTFRPGQKLKARVENIEIEK is encoded by the coding sequence ATGGCGCTCACAAAAGCCGATTTGGCTGAGAACCTGTTTGAAAATGTGGGATTAAGCAAACGGGACGCCAAGGATACGGTGGAAGTCTTTTTTGAAGAAATCAGAAAAGCACTAGAAAACGGCGAGCAAGTGAAGTTATCTGGATTTGGTAATTTCGACCTTCGTGATAAAAACCAACGTCCGGGACGAAATCCTAAAACGGGTGAAGATATTCCAATTTCTGCGCGTCGTGTAGTAACTTTCCGTCCTGGCCAAAAACTAAAAGCTCGTGTTGAAAATATCGAGATCGAAAAATAA
- a CDS encoding methyl-accepting chemotaxis protein: MKKLKLKSKLLLLSLLPLFVTLAVAIGLIVTLEQNALNTEVVHYQDRLISERKFQLEDATTIIKHSVDNILQTTPNKTEAIDKIRTLLSPIRFADEDSGYFFIYDMKGTNIVHSTAPNKHGSNSINARDVNGVAYIQDLINVSRNGGGFVEYSYPKTANGQPQPKLSYAAGVNNGSWFIGTGLYIDDITEEVAAYRATAELAMKERFELVFISSVILAIITIILVLFSASRITTPVQNMVDTLNDIADGEGDLTRRLNVQGEDEIADLANAFNRFVAKLQTIIKQVSDVTENVGRAAGSIHQQTQGLTQQLHDHNNETEQVVTAVTEMSSAASEVAINANEVANATSNASQDSQLAQQRVDTSVASITALVDEVDQAAKHIDSLNQQSQKIDNVLKVIGEIAEQTNLLALNAAIEAARAGEQGRGFAVVADEVRGLASRTQTSTQEIKEMLDELHSLVAHAVSSMDHSQNTCTEAVGAANSITESLSSVTGAVEAINDMTSQIATAATEQSSVTDEINRNMISIQDIVSHLIQSNSDSEHVVSELNEAGSELKQLVGQFKTS; this comes from the coding sequence ATGAAGAAATTGAAGTTAAAGAGCAAACTTTTGTTGCTCAGCTTGCTCCCTCTATTTGTCACTTTGGCGGTCGCAATTGGATTGATCGTAACGTTAGAACAAAATGCACTCAATACAGAAGTCGTTCACTACCAAGACCGACTCATTTCAGAAAGAAAGTTTCAGCTTGAAGATGCAACGACCATCATCAAGCATTCCGTTGATAACATCCTTCAAACCACACCAAACAAAACAGAAGCCATTGATAAAATCCGCACGCTTCTCTCTCCTATCCGCTTTGCTGATGAAGACTCAGGTTACTTTTTCATCTATGACATGAAAGGCACTAATATTGTGCATTCAACAGCACCGAACAAGCATGGATCTAATAGCATCAATGCCCGTGACGTAAATGGTGTCGCTTATATCCAGGATTTAATCAACGTCTCACGTAATGGTGGTGGTTTTGTTGAATATAGTTACCCTAAAACAGCAAATGGACAGCCACAGCCAAAACTCAGCTATGCGGCAGGCGTAAACAACGGCAGCTGGTTTATTGGCACTGGCTTATACATAGATGACATTACAGAAGAAGTTGCAGCTTACCGCGCCACAGCCGAACTCGCGATGAAAGAGCGCTTTGAGCTTGTATTCATTAGTTCTGTGATCCTAGCGATAATCACCATTATTCTCGTACTATTCAGCGCAAGTCGTATTACTACTCCAGTACAGAATATGGTTGATACTTTGAACGACATTGCCGATGGTGAGGGAGATCTTACTCGCCGCCTCAATGTACAAGGTGAAGATGAAATCGCAGATCTCGCTAATGCGTTCAATCGATTTGTTGCCAAGTTACAAACCATTATTAAGCAAGTTTCTGATGTAACAGAGAACGTTGGTCGCGCAGCAGGCAGTATCCATCAGCAAACACAAGGCCTCACCCAGCAACTTCACGATCACAATAATGAAACAGAACAGGTCGTTACTGCTGTAACTGAAATGAGCTCTGCAGCAAGTGAAGTAGCAATTAATGCTAATGAAGTTGCGAATGCTACAAGCAATGCCAGCCAAGATTCTCAGCTAGCACAGCAACGAGTGGATACTTCTGTCGCTTCAATCACAGCCCTTGTCGATGAAGTTGATCAAGCAGCAAAACACATTGATTCACTCAACCAGCAATCTCAAAAAATTGATAATGTTCTTAAAGTTATTGGTGAAATTGCAGAACAAACTAACCTTCTGGCCCTCAATGCCGCAATTGAAGCAGCACGTGCGGGTGAACAAGGTCGTGGTTTTGCTGTGGTGGCAGATGAGGTTCGTGGACTTGCTAGCCGTACGCAAACCAGTACCCAAGAAATCAAAGAAATGCTTGATGAGTTGCACTCACTGGTTGCTCACGCCGTTAGCTCAATGGACCACAGTCAAAATACCTGTACCGAAGCGGTTGGCGCAGCCAACTCAATCACAGAAAGCCTATCTTCGGTTACTGGCGCAGTGGAAGCCATTAATGATATGACCAGCCAAATTGCAACGGCTGCAACAGAACAAAGTTCGGTCACAGATGAGATCAACCGTAATATGATCTCTATCCAAGACATCGTTAGCCACCTTATCCAATCTAATAGTGATTCAGAACATGTGGTGTCTGAGCTCAACGAAGCTGGCTCAGAATTAAAACAACTGGTTGGCCAATTTAAAACAAGTTAA
- a CDS encoding thiol:disulfide interchange protein DsbA/DsbL, whose protein sequence is MKKILLPLFVSLLALVGCNDASTPKEGVQYTTIATPITSTTAPVMEVFSLACGHCRNMEKILPEIKKLANTEVEQVHVTFNESAQLAAYIFYTAAIQSNGHPKPELMEQLFAYTQDKQEGATEEARKAQLISIFNQYSLLSPYELSEDQHKQVFEQMAKSEQIVANAEIASVPAFVVKGKYLVQSDAHESLEDLANTIKYLSQL, encoded by the coding sequence ATGAAAAAAATACTATTACCTCTATTTGTGAGCTTGCTGGCACTTGTCGGCTGTAACGATGCATCAACACCCAAAGAAGGTGTCCAGTACACAACAATAGCCACGCCGATTACGTCGACAACTGCACCTGTAATGGAAGTGTTTTCATTAGCTTGTGGCCACTGCCGCAATATGGAAAAGATCCTACCTGAAATCAAAAAACTTGCTAACACCGAGGTTGAGCAGGTACACGTCACTTTTAATGAAAGCGCCCAACTTGCTGCATACATTTTTTATACAGCGGCCATCCAATCAAATGGGCATCCAAAACCTGAGTTAATGGAGCAACTATTTGCTTACACGCAAGATAAGCAAGAAGGCGCAACGGAAGAAGCTCGGAAAGCACAATTAATTTCGATTTTTAACCAGTACTCTTTACTTAGCCCTTACGAACTATCTGAAGATCAACATAAGCAAGTCTTCGAACAAATGGCTAAATCCGAACAAATTGTTGCCAATGCTGAAATTGCTTCTGTTCCTGCATTTGTCGTTAAAGGAAAATATCTCGTTCAAAGTGATGCACACGAAAGCCTTGAAGATTTAGCAAATACTATTAAATACCTTTCTCAACTTTAG
- a CDS encoding porin, protein MNKSFIALAVASVVAFPASAVEVYRDGDTSFSVGGRLAVRAEHTKSVGSEDSTTKLVNSSSRINFGFTHGLVNDWIVGAKAEWGYNPVANGSQDFGNRLGNIYFASDNAGTITVGKQWSVYYDVTGWTDVFWVYGGSASGTYDGRDEGGAAGGDGGVSGTGRADEALTYRNQFGPVKVGVQYQFENGSNDGSREYGLQGSVIYDIEQVGVSLGATYGQTKYKAEEDDKVWSLAALYDNNNIYAAAQYGQYENHINFNGTGDAVDKAKGYELIGAYTIQDMYQVYGGYNSVTDDNSDAELSYGLIGAAWVPANIVIALELKLGTKSKNTIGDDVGADQYALLARYNF, encoded by the coding sequence ATGAATAAGTCATTCATTGCCCTAGCAGTGGCATCAGTAGTAGCATTCCCCGCTTCAGCAGTAGAAGTTTACCGCGATGGTGATACATCATTCTCCGTCGGTGGTCGCTTAGCTGTTCGAGCTGAACATACTAAATCAGTTGGCTCTGAGGATAGTACAACCAAATTAGTAAATAGCAGTTCACGTATTAACTTCGGCTTTACACACGGTTTGGTCAATGACTGGATCGTTGGTGCAAAAGCAGAATGGGGCTATAACCCCGTTGCCAATGGTAGCCAAGATTTTGGTAACCGCCTTGGTAATATTTATTTTGCCAGTGATAACGCTGGGACCATTACAGTCGGTAAACAGTGGTCTGTTTATTACGATGTAACAGGTTGGACCGATGTATTCTGGGTATATGGTGGTAGTGCATCTGGTACCTATGATGGCCGTGACGAAGGTGGAGCAGCTGGCGGTGACGGCGGTGTATCAGGTACAGGCCGTGCCGATGAAGCCCTTACATACCGTAATCAATTTGGCCCTGTAAAAGTCGGGGTGCAATACCAATTTGAAAACGGTTCTAATGATGGTTCTCGTGAATATGGCCTACAAGGTAGTGTGATCTACGACATCGAGCAAGTGGGTGTCAGCCTTGGTGCGACTTATGGTCAAACCAAGTATAAAGCAGAAGAAGATGACAAAGTATGGTCACTAGCGGCGCTTTATGACAACAACAATATCTACGCAGCGGCACAGTACGGCCAGTATGAAAACCACATTAACTTCAACGGCACAGGTGATGCTGTCGATAAAGCCAAAGGCTATGAATTAATTGGTGCTTATACTATCCAAGACATGTACCAAGTTTATGGCGGCTACAATAGTGTGACAGATGATAACAGTGACGCCGAGCTATCTTATGGCCTAATCGGTGCTGCTTGGGTACCTGCGAACATTGTTATCGCTCTAGAGCTTAAACTTGGCACTAAATCGAAAAATACAATCGGAGATGACGTAGGCGCTGATCAATACGCCCTACTCGCACGCTACAACTTCTAA
- the btuD gene encoding vitamin B12 ABC transporter ATP-binding protein BtuD — translation MNIISASNLAMPPRLLPVSFSLNAGEILHLIGPNGSGKSTAISLLSGLFSADGDIQFLGERIERYDYPSLAQRRCYLSQQDRPAFSVAVYHYLALATSALVSVSKRKLQAAVDEICGALGISDKLNRNIQQLSGGEWQRVRLAAACLQVWPAINPDAKLLLLDEPAAALDIGQEAAMYRLVKKIAQQGVAVIMANHDLNRTLTEADLVILLNNGSCVAKGTPDDVMTAERLTNTFATQVKRIEIEGRSCLLFSD, via the coding sequence ATGAACATTATTAGCGCGAGTAATCTCGCGATGCCACCTCGTTTATTACCGGTTTCTTTTTCATTGAATGCTGGTGAAATTTTGCATCTTATTGGTCCGAATGGAAGCGGAAAAAGCACTGCAATCTCGTTACTTTCAGGCCTTTTTTCTGCAGATGGTGACATCCAATTCCTTGGTGAACGTATTGAGCGTTATGACTATCCATCATTGGCACAACGACGATGTTATTTATCACAGCAAGATCGCCCTGCATTCTCTGTTGCGGTATATCATTATTTGGCTTTGGCAACGTCAGCTCTAGTCAGTGTGAGTAAAAGAAAATTACAAGCTGCGGTTGATGAAATCTGTGGTGCGCTTGGGATTAGCGATAAACTGAATCGAAATATTCAGCAATTATCGGGTGGTGAGTGGCAACGTGTACGCTTAGCGGCTGCATGCTTGCAGGTATGGCCTGCCATCAACCCTGATGCAAAGCTATTATTATTAGACGAACCTGCTGCTGCGCTTGATATAGGCCAAGAAGCGGCCATGTATCGATTAGTGAAGAAAATTGCGCAGCAAGGGGTTGCTGTGATTATGGCAAATCATGACCTCAATCGGACGTTGACCGAAGCTGATCTGGTTATTTTGCTCAATAATGGCTCATGCGTTGCGAAAGGTACGCCAGATGATGTGATGACTGCAGAGCGGCTAACTAATACTTTTGCAACCCAAGTGAAGCGTATTGAAATCGAAGGGCGGAGTTGTTTATTGTTTAGTGATTAA
- the btuC gene encoding vitamin B12 ABC transporter permease BtuC, with product MQLNDLIHRQQLRWKACSLVIVSLLILVSFFALSVGELWILPWSPDGALEAQLLYQLRFPRLIAALMIGAALASSGAVLQVLLGNPLAEPGVLGISGGASLALVLLLFFVPVDPTAAMTMSAAMLGAFTFTLILVGLSRGGRVSTAKLLLIGVALGILSGAVVTWAFYFSTDLSLRQLMYWLMGSVGGVSWSQLSIGLLVVPVLLWLCTRGKQLDVLMLGEVHAKQLGLDVVKLRWKLIMVVSLLVGASVALGGIIGFIGLVVPHLLRLALGTENRYLLPLSAISGALLLAFADTISRIALSAAELPVGVVTTTIGAPIFVWMLLRSHID from the coding sequence ATGCAGCTTAACGACCTTATTCATCGCCAACAATTACGTTGGAAAGCCTGTAGTTTAGTTATTGTCTCACTTCTTATTCTTGTTTCTTTTTTTGCTTTATCAGTGGGTGAGCTATGGATTTTACCTTGGTCTCCAGATGGTGCACTTGAAGCGCAGCTCTTGTATCAACTGCGTTTCCCCCGCCTGATTGCGGCATTAATGATAGGCGCCGCATTAGCGTCCTCAGGGGCGGTATTGCAAGTCTTACTCGGTAACCCGTTGGCAGAGCCTGGTGTATTAGGGATCTCTGGTGGGGCGAGTCTAGCGCTTGTTCTATTGCTCTTTTTTGTTCCTGTCGATCCAACTGCCGCCATGACGATGAGTGCCGCTATGCTAGGCGCATTCACGTTTACGTTAATTCTCGTTGGCTTATCGCGCGGAGGTAGGGTATCTACCGCCAAGTTATTATTAATCGGTGTTGCATTAGGGATCTTATCCGGTGCCGTGGTCACTTGGGCGTTTTACTTTAGTACTGATCTGAGCTTACGTCAGTTGATGTACTGGCTGATGGGCAGTGTGGGTGGTGTCAGTTGGTCGCAGTTGTCGATAGGCTTGCTGGTTGTGCCTGTATTACTTTGGCTCTGTACGCGAGGTAAACAGCTCGATGTTTTGATGCTTGGTGAAGTACATGCGAAACAACTCGGTCTAGACGTTGTTAAGCTGCGTTGGAAGCTGATCATGGTCGTTTCACTATTGGTTGGAGCATCGGTTGCATTAGGCGGCATTATTGGCTTTATTGGGCTTGTCGTGCCTCATTTGTTGCGGTTGGCTCTAGGGACAGAGAATCGATACTTACTTCCTCTTTCTGCGATTAGTGGCGCCTTGCTCTTAGCTTTCGCTGATACGATTTCACGGATAGCTTTGTCGGCGGCTGAGCTACCTGTTGGTGTAGTGACAACGACGATTGGCGCGCCCATTTTTGTTTGGATGCTGCTACGCTCCCATATTGATTAA
- a CDS encoding porin, translated as MNKKILALAVAALTTSTYSNAIEVVNDGTNTFSVGGRLAASAQFSDGDSQLKNQSSRINFAFTHALDNGWDVGAKAEWGYDALANSSEGSHLSNRLGQITADKEGIGQFTIGKAWSVHYDVAGKTDLFWVFGGDTAGNYDGITGDGGAHGTGRADDVIQYRGNFAGLQIGLQYQFEDDNYNETTGKGYNRKGGYQGMLGYDFDFGLGLSGAYSETQFDDRENAKIGNIVANYQYEGLYLAANYSQARNHQYQDDYGLTGADVTSNGAIKKATGVEVFGSYDIGNFQLLGGYNQLSDDNSDAKYAYATLGAAYFTGPIILAAEYKIDTSSKNGNGSSAELDDVLALLVRYNF; from the coding sequence ATGAATAAGAAAATTCTTGCTTTAGCAGTCGCAGCATTAACAACCTCTACTTACAGTAACGCAATTGAAGTCGTTAATGACGGAACAAACACTTTCTCTGTTGGTGGCCGTTTAGCCGCTAGCGCACAATTTTCAGATGGTGATAGCCAACTGAAAAACCAATCTTCTCGTATTAATTTCGCATTTACTCATGCCCTGGATAATGGCTGGGATGTAGGTGCAAAAGCAGAATGGGGCTACGATGCTTTAGCTAATAGCAGTGAAGGTAGCCACTTATCTAACCGTCTTGGCCAAATCACGGCAGATAAAGAAGGTATTGGTCAATTCACTATTGGTAAAGCATGGTCAGTACATTACGACGTAGCAGGTAAAACCGATTTATTCTGGGTATTTGGTGGTGATACAGCAGGTAACTATGATGGTATCACTGGCGATGGTGGTGCCCATGGTACAGGCCGTGCTGATGACGTAATCCAATACCGCGGTAACTTTGCAGGCTTACAAATTGGCTTACAGTACCAATTTGAAGACGACAACTACAATGAAACAACAGGTAAAGGTTACAACCGTAAAGGTGGTTACCAAGGTATGCTCGGCTACGACTTTGACTTTGGTCTAGGTTTAAGCGGTGCTTACTCTGAAACACAGTTTGACGATCGTGAAAATGCTAAAATCGGTAACATCGTTGCTAATTACCAGTACGAAGGTTTATACCTTGCAGCTAACTACAGCCAAGCACGTAACCACCAATATCAAGATGATTACGGGTTAACAGGTGCCGATGTCACTTCAAACGGTGCAATTAAGAAAGCAACAGGTGTCGAAGTGTTTGGTTCTTACGATATTGGTAACTTCCAACTGTTAGGTGGTTATAACCAACTATCAGATGATAATTCAGATGCTAAATACGCTTATGCAACACTTGGCGCGGCTTACTTCACAGGCCCAATCATTCTAGCTGCTGAATACAAAATCGATACTAGCAGTAAAAATGGTAATGGCTCTTCCGCAGAGCTTGATGATGTCCTAGCACTACTAGTACGTTACAACTTCTAA
- a CDS encoding thiol:disulfide interchange protein DsbA/DsbL yields MKHFLKPFIVIFSMLIMVTGCNGADAPKQGKHYTVLPTAITNAPQVLEVFSFGCGHCRTMETIIPEMEKQTNTKIEKMHATFDRGSQMLAFMYYTAVIQTEGKPSEKFMDDLFGYIQEPSNASEEERKSQLENIYKNNNLKTPYALSDSEQKEVVAKMEYADKVMQESQLNAIPAFIVGGKYLVNTGAHESIEDISTTISHLLTL; encoded by the coding sequence ATGAAGCACTTTTTAAAACCCTTCATCGTGATTTTTTCGATGCTCATCATGGTAACTGGATGTAATGGTGCAGACGCACCAAAGCAAGGTAAACACTACACCGTACTTCCAACAGCAATCACTAATGCACCACAAGTACTCGAAGTGTTTTCTTTTGGCTGTGGCCACTGCCGTACGATGGAAACCATCATCCCTGAGATGGAAAAACAGACAAACACGAAAATTGAAAAGATGCACGCGACTTTCGATCGTGGTTCACAAATGCTTGCTTTTATGTACTATACCGCGGTAATTCAAACCGAGGGTAAACCAAGCGAAAAATTCATGGATGACTTGTTCGGATATATTCAAGAGCCTTCAAATGCCAGTGAAGAAGAACGTAAATCACAACTTGAAAACATCTATAAGAACAATAACCTAAAGACACCTTACGCTTTATCTGATAGTGAGCAAAAAGAAGTTGTTGCTAAAATGGAGTATGCCGACAAAGTGATGCAAGAGTCACAATTGAATGCGATTCCTGCCTTTATTGTGGGTGGTAAGTACCTCGTTAACACAGGGGCACATGAAAGTATTGAAGACATCTCAACCACCATCAGCCACTTATTAACGCTGTAA
- a CDS encoding succinylglutamate desuccinylase, with product MSSLERVKAGEFLSATLDIDSEFVGGEWKLQSGVSFQLRARGVLSIEPATVSAQTKSIIVSSGVHGDETGPIELLQHLSEEILKGQFEPVHRLLLIIAHPTATLAHTRFITENMNRLFASRNEPINIDREIANMLQQEVDFFYQNSDTLDVESGHLLRWHLDLHSAIRDSAHYTFAVSPHSTYPTRSNALFAFLEQADVEAVLLSRTDSPTFSWYSAAKYGAQALTMELGRVARLGENDLELLSAFDAALRLLLTSQDQAYRWQGDKLIVYKVTRTLTKETDDFQFNFPASQANFTFFEQGCLLGQDQDKKYFSLEGGEAVVFPNPNVALGQRACLLVQQAAVSSEEQIEVI from the coding sequence ATGTCATCACTAGAGCGCGTTAAGGCCGGAGAGTTTTTATCTGCAACACTTGATATAGACAGTGAGTTTGTTGGTGGTGAATGGAAACTGCAATCTGGGGTTTCATTTCAGCTGCGTGCTCGAGGAGTGCTGAGCATAGAGCCTGCAACTGTATCAGCACAGACTAAAAGTATTATTGTCTCTTCTGGCGTACATGGTGATGAAACAGGACCAATAGAGTTACTTCAGCACTTAAGTGAAGAAATACTGAAAGGGCAATTTGAACCGGTTCACCGTCTCTTGCTTATTATTGCGCACCCGACAGCGACATTGGCGCATACCCGTTTTATTACCGAAAACATGAACCGTTTATTTGCCAGCCGAAATGAACCGATAAATATCGACCGTGAAATCGCGAATATGCTTCAGCAAGAAGTCGATTTCTTTTATCAAAATAGCGATACACTCGATGTTGAAAGCGGTCATTTACTGCGTTGGCATTTAGACCTACATAGCGCGATTCGCGATTCAGCGCACTATACCTTTGCCGTCAGCCCTCATAGCACGTACCCAACTCGAAGCAATGCTTTATTTGCTTTCTTAGAACAAGCCGACGTAGAGGCCGTATTACTTTCTCGTACCGATTCACCGACTTTCAGCTGGTATAGTGCAGCAAAGTATGGTGCGCAAGCACTGACGATGGAGCTGGGGCGGGTTGCTAGATTGGGTGAAAATGATCTTGAACTTCTTTCAGCGTTTGACGCGGCATTGCGGTTGTTATTGACTAGCCAAGACCAAGCGTACCGCTGGCAAGGCGATAAACTTATTGTTTATAAAGTAACGCGAACATTGACTAAAGAAACAGACGATTTTCAATTTAATTTTCCTGCATCTCAAGCTAATTTCACCTTCTTTGAGCAAGGCTGTTTATTAGGTCAAGATCAAGATAAGAAGTACTTTTCCTTGGAAGGAGGGGAGGCTGTTGTTTTCCCTAACCCCAATGTTGCACTTGGCCAACGAGCTTGCTTGCTTGTTCAGCAAGCTGCAGTTTCTTCAGAAGAGCAAATCGAAGTCATTTGA
- a CDS encoding putative transporter translates to MSDIALSISILALVAVLGLWIGNWKVYGVGLGIGGVLFGGIFVGHFTDAWGIGLDSHTLHFIQEFGLILFVYTIGIQVGPGFFASLRSSGLKLNGFAALIVVIGCLVAILLHKIFDVPLPIILGVFSGAVTNTPSLGAGQQILSELGAQENMLDLTGMGYAVAYPFGICGILLTMWLLRLAFRVDINEEADEFEANNGQKKQSLHTINVAVKNTNLSGLMLKDVPALTDGDIVCSRLKRGEQLHVPRPESTIEVNDLLHLVGEKHALRKALLVIGEEVDASLSTRGTELRVQRLVVTNEIVLGKKIHDLELKEKYDVVVSRLNRAGVELVPTSQTTLQFGDILNLVGRHEAIEAVSGIVGNAHQKLQQVQMLPVFIGIGLGVLLGSIPFYLPGFPAAIKLGLAGGPLIVALILARVGSIGKLYWFMPPSANLALREIGIVLFLAVVGLKSGGGFVETLVNGDGLSWMGYGMVITLIPLISVGILARLFGQVNYLTICGMLAGSMTDPPALAFANNIHSTSGAAALSYATVYPLVMCLRILSPQILALLLWTL, encoded by the coding sequence ATGAGTGATATTGCACTATCGATCAGCATTCTCGCGCTGGTTGCTGTGCTGGGCTTATGGATTGGGAACTGGAAAGTCTACGGCGTTGGTTTAGGGATAGGCGGTGTGCTGTTTGGCGGCATTTTCGTTGGTCACTTTACTGATGCATGGGGCATAGGTCTTGATTCACATACCCTGCACTTCATCCAAGAGTTTGGTCTGATCCTATTCGTTTACACTATCGGTATCCAAGTTGGCCCTGGTTTTTTTGCCTCTCTTCGAAGCTCAGGGTTAAAGCTTAATGGGTTCGCTGCGTTAATTGTTGTCATCGGCTGTCTCGTCGCGATTTTATTACATAAAATCTTTGATGTGCCTCTACCTATTATTCTTGGGGTTTTCTCAGGAGCGGTCACCAATACACCGTCATTAGGTGCGGGACAGCAAATACTCAGTGAACTCGGTGCACAAGAGAACATGCTTGACTTAACCGGTATGGGCTATGCGGTCGCTTACCCTTTTGGGATCTGTGGCATTTTACTGACGATGTGGTTACTTCGGTTGGCTTTTCGAGTCGATATCAATGAAGAAGCCGATGAGTTTGAAGCCAATAACGGCCAAAAAAAGCAAAGCCTTCATACCATCAATGTTGCCGTCAAAAACACTAACCTCAGTGGTCTAATGTTAAAAGACGTCCCTGCACTCACCGATGGCGACATTGTCTGTTCACGGCTAAAACGCGGTGAACAACTGCATGTCCCTCGCCCAGAATCCACTATTGAAGTGAACGATTTACTTCACCTAGTTGGTGAAAAACATGCGCTAAGAAAAGCCCTGTTAGTCATAGGTGAAGAAGTTGACGCATCACTCTCTACCCGCGGAACCGAATTACGGGTTCAACGACTTGTTGTCACTAACGAAATTGTACTCGGCAAAAAAATACACGACTTAGAATTAAAGGAAAAATACGATGTTGTGGTTTCGCGTCTTAACCGTGCTGGTGTTGAGCTGGTCCCGACTAGCCAAACTACGCTTCAGTTTGGTGATATTCTCAACTTAGTGGGCCGACACGAAGCCATTGAAGCCGTCAGCGGTATTGTGGGTAACGCTCACCAAAAACTTCAACAGGTTCAAATGTTGCCTGTTTTCATTGGTATTGGCTTAGGTGTATTGCTGGGCTCTATTCCTTTCTACTTACCAGGGTTTCCTGCTGCAATAAAACTAGGGCTCGCTGGTGGTCCATTAATTGTCGCGCTTATCCTCGCTCGTGTCGGCAGTATCGGCAAACTATATTGGTTCATGCCACCCAGTGCTAACTTGGCTTTACGTGAGATTGGGATTGTATTATTTCTTGCTGTGGTGGGTTTAAAATCTGGCGGTGGCTTTGTCGAGACATTGGTAAACGGCGATGGGCTTAGCTGGATGGGTTACGGCATGGTCATTACCTTAATTCCATTAATCTCCGTCGGTATTCTGGCTCGCTTATTTGGTCAAGTAAATTACCTAACAATATGTGGCATGCTGGCGGGTTCGATGACAGATCCACCCGCGCTTGCCTTCGCAAATAATATTCACAGCACCAGTGGTGCTGCCGCACTCTCTTATGCGACGGTTTACCCATTGGTTATGTGCCTACGCATATTGTCTCCCCAGATTTTAGCGCTACTGCTCTGGACGCTCTAA